Below is a genomic region from Leptospira bourretii.
GTGGAGTGCGAGAAGGAACTCCTGTTTCTTTGTTGGGAACAAGACCCGAAAAATCATCACCTAACCGTACAAAGAGACCGAACGGTTTGATCGATTCCAAAGTTCCTGTCACAATATCTGATTCTTTAAAAGGAAGTTTTCCAGACCAAGGATCACTTAAAAAGTCTTTTACGCTAAGTGAAATTTTATTCGAGGCCCAATCTAAAGTCAGAATTTTTGCACGTAAAGTTTCCCCTACTCGAAATTCAGTTGTAAGATCGGCATTTTTTTTGTAAGTGGCTTCCGATTGTGGGACCAAAGCATCAAACCCGTCCATATCCACAATGAGTCCGAATTTATGAATACTTTTCACTGTGCAGGATACAAACATTCCAACTTTCAACTCATCACGTAACAGTTGCTTCTTGGTTTCTCTTTCTTTATCAGCAATTTTTTTCTGAGACAGAACAATTTTGTTTTGTTTTTTCCCTATCTCAGAGATCACAAATTTGATTCGTTTGCCCGCGATATTTTTTCCTTTTACAGAAACATCCAATTGGCTAAACGGAACAAAGGCAGAATGGCTACCGAGTTTGACTTCCCATCCTCCGTTTGCTTCCACAAGCATTTGTCCAAGAACAGGGATTTCATACTGTGCTGCCATCTCCATATGTTCTTCTGTTAGGTTGTCTCCAGATAAACAGGTAGTAAAATAAAAATCTCCCGAGTTTTCTTTCAAAAAATAAACTACGAGTGAATCAGAAACCTTAGGCAAAACTTCATCTCGCCATTCTTCTGTGGAGATATTTCCTAAGATTTTATTTTCTAATGTTCGAATGAACACATAATCATTCTTAACAGCTGTTACCTTAGCTTCATGACGAGAACCAGGTTCGATGGATTGTCTTTTTTTAAAACTTTCTTCTAATAAACGTTCAAATTCTGAGGATGGGCCTTTCATTTTGCGGTTCCTTCCTTGGTGGGTTTTGGGGTATAAACCAATTTTCCTCCTAATACCATGGATTCAATTGGAAATATTCCGGAAGTGCGTTTCAAAGGATTTTCGTTATGAACGGAGAAATGGGCCGGGCCACCTATGCGGATCCGTCCGCCATGGTCAGCTCCGAGATAGGAACAGGTTTTCCAAGTGAGGGTTTGGATGATCTCGCGACGAATCTGGGGCAAGGAGTCCGGATCAGCATTTGTTGGGACAAGGTTTTGCGAAAAAGAACCAAATACGGAGGCCCAAAACCCAGGTCGGTTTGCCACAGGGTCCAACTTTCTTTCTTTTGGTTTGGTGAGAAGTGACTCCCAAAGGCGAATCTCCACAATGGCCGCCTGGCCGGGGAAAAGCCCCCAATGGCCAGCCCCACTTGCAAAAAGAAGATTTCGTTTGATCTCGGCTTCTGTTTGGAATGTGGCCTGGTATTCTGAAAAGGAATTGGCACGGAAAACCGTTCCCTCTTCTTCTTCCGCATTCACAGCAAGTGAATCTTTCCACCGAGAGCCAAAAACAGAATGGAGATCGGACCAAAGAGAAACCTCAGCCTTCCATTGTTCTGGGTTTGCCCGAAGGCTTTGGAGATACAAAACAGATAACATTGGTGCCCAAAGGAAATCCCGTTTCTGAGCTCGGTATAAATTTGTTCCTTCGGGCATGGGATGAAAAATGACTGCATAACCAGTATCCAATGCATCTTCCCAACTGGTTTTGTCAGCGAAGGTATAAGCAACGGGAAGATAACCTTTCTCCTCTCCTTCCCTGCGTTTCGCAAAAAGTTCAGTTTGAGAAAATCCCCGATTTTCTGCTTCTTTGAGAAAGATCGGGAGGTGCCGGTTTCGTTTGGAATCAAAAGAAAGAACCAGTCCCGATGTGTAAAGACCACCTTCGCCTGCTGATAATTCTTCATAAAGAGCGGGCTTTTGTGATTGTGTGAGAATGGGAGAAAACCATTTGGATTTAGCGATTTCGTTTTGTAAGGGTATCAGTGTTGGGTCACCTACAGATTCAATATGGCTGAATCCGGCTGCCAAATATCCCAAAAGATAAGTGGAAAGTTCATCACGGCTTGTTTTTCCCCCTCGTCCATTCGAACCAATTGTGACAGATGCATCACAAAATCCTGGTAGTAAGTATTTGGGATGAGGAACTACGGTTCCTTCCTTGATCGAGATGATTTTGCCTTGGACAACTTCCAGGTCGAGAAACCCGCTAAAATTGGATTTTTCACTGTCCCAGATCCGGACAGATTTCATTTTCAAATTTTGAGACAAAAGAATGGTAGGGGCAAAAGCCGATAGAAATAAGGTGAGGGATAAGAGCCTGCGGTTTTTCATGCTAACGGTCGTAGTTACCTTGACAGTAAGGACTTGAATGGAAAAGATTTCGGGTATGGGAAAGGAAACAAGCGAGATTTCTGATCACATCAAATTACACATCGAAAATGGGAAAATTCTCTCGCTAAAGACGCACCGGGTTTCCAAATCCGTTGAGGAACACATTAAGGAGGCCGTAGGTCTGATTCTGGATCGCCTCACTTACCCGACTCTTGTCCCAACTCTATACACCATCATCAAAGAATTGGCCATCAATGCCTGCAAAGCCAACCAAAAACGTGTCTTTTTTGAGGAACGTGGATACAGTATGTTAAACCCTTCTGAGTACGCCCGGGGGGTGAGAGAATACCGAGAAATGTTTTCCGAAGAGATGTCCAACGAATTTGGAATGAAAGCCAAAAAGAAAGGATACTACTGCTTAATTAATTTTAAATTCAATGACGATGGAATCACCATCGAGGTCATCAACAACACTCCCATTGCCAAAGAAGAAGAAAAAGCCATCCGTGAACGATTGGAAAAAGGAATGGTATATGATGACATCGCTCAGTTCTACATGGACAATGCTGACACCACAGAAGGTGCCGGTCTTGGGCTTGCCCTCATCCTCATCATGTTAAAAGGGGAAGGTATCGACCCCAATTTCTTTCGTATCATCATCGGGGAAGATTCCACCATTGCTCGTTTGGAAATTCCTCTCTCTGATAAATTCATCTCTGTCCGCGACCCCAACCAAATTTAATTTATGCCTCTTCCTTTATCCTGTGCCATCATTACCCTCAACGAAGAGGATAACATCTCTCGCACTCTCGCTGCCCTTTCCTTTATTGAAGATATCGTTGTCATTGATTCTGGATCTACAGACAAAACTGTTGAACTAGCAAAATCCCACGGGGCTCGCGTTTTTTATCGTAAGTTCGACAACTATGCAGACCAAAAAAACTTCGCCATTGAAAAAACTAAGTTTGATTGGGTGTTTGCCATTGATGCCGATGAAGTGGTATCCGATGGTTTAAAATCAGAAATCATAGAATTATTTAAGGAAAACAAGTTAGAATCCGTTGGTTATCTCATCCCTCGTTTGACTTATTATTTAGGAAAGTGGATTCGTTTTGGTGGATACTATCCTAACTACCAAATTCGGTTGTTTAAAAAAACTGCCGGAGAGTTTAGCGGTGGTTTGGTGCACGAAAGAGTTAAACTTTCAGGAAAACCAATCAAACTAAAGAACCCACTATATCATTATTCTTATAAAAACATATCCGATCACCTGCAATTCATTGATCGTTACTCTAGTTTGTTTGCGGAAGAAGAATTTAGAAAGGGAAAAACGAGTTCTATTTTTTGGGCTTTTTTAAAAGCGTGTTTTAAAGGTTTTTATATGTATTGGATTCGGTTGGGAATCCTAGATGGGAAACAAGGATTTGTTCTCGCCCTACTAGGATTTTATTATAATTTTCTTAAGTATTTAAAGTTATATGAAAAATCGAATTCAATCTCTTCTTTCTTTGTTATGGTTGATTCGGTTCATGATGTAAAGAGCAGTAAATCCACCAAGAAAGATGGCAACCAAATTCACGTTGGATAATTGAGTGGATCCAATTTTGGGTGACATGAGCCACATGATGATATCGCGGATATAAGTTTGGAAGGTTGCAAAAACGATTAATGCACCAATCCCTGCAACAAATGTAGATCCCCAAAATTTTCCGAGTAAGTCTTTACGTTTATAATAATAAAAATAATAGGCACAGGCTGCGGATGCGAGAAAAAAGAATAAAATATCTACTAGAATGGTCCACGGTTCTGATGGTGCGGCAAGCGGTAATGAAATCATTGATCTTGTACCTGTCTATTACCTATTTTCGGTAAGCCATAGTTTAGTCCATAAGATAAAAAAAGAGGTTTTCCTTGTATTCAAAACACACTGAACTATTTGGGATCTTGGGATATCCCTTGGGTCATACCCTTTCCCCTTGGATTCATAACACTCTCTTCCAACTTTCTGGATATGATGGAGTGTATTTGGTTTTTGAAAACGAGCGATGGAACGAGATTGGACTTCTTCCCTTAATCGACTTAGGTGTCCGGGGAGTTTCCGTTACCATACCGTTTAAGGAATGGGCTTATTCACAAGCGAACATTGTTTGTAAAGCATCCCAAACGATGGGTTCTTCCAACACCCTACTCTTCCGTGAGGGAATCGAAGCTGTGAACACAGATGGGACTGGTGCCGTCAGATCCATCCTCCAAGCCAATCCCGATCTTTTAGATCCGAATCTAGAAAAACAAATTTTAGTTCTCGGGAGTGGGGGAAGTGCCAAAGGAATTATATTTTCCATCGCAGAATTTCTCCAAAACAATGCGAAGCAGGGAAAGATCCAAAGAAAGGTCAAAATCCTTGCACGAAACGAAGTGGCAACGAATGAGATTCTCAATTCTTTAGGAAATCCGGAATGGCTTGGTGTTACGACCAAAGAAAAGTCTATGGAAGAAGCGGAAAACTATGACCTCGTCATCCATACAACTCCGGTTGGTATGAAAGGATTTGGTGGGGAACCAATTCTAAATTCCGACTTTTTTACCAAAAAACATACGTTATTCGACATTGTTTACAATCCTTTAGAGACCGATTTAGTAAAACAGGCAAAGAAAAAAAAAGCAGAGATCATTCCTGGATACCATATGTTACTCTACCAAGGGATTCGACAATTTGAACTATTTACAAATATCAAAACAAAACAGAAATGGATTGGGAAGGTGGAGTCCCTACTTTTCAAACAATTGAAAAATCGTAAATAGTTCTATACTAGGTTCACAGAAGGTTAACAAAAGAATTCCATATGTTGTTTTTTGATTTTTTATATAGTTTGCAAAACATTGAAAAAACAAGGAACTTCAATGTCTTCAAAAACTATTCTTTGGATGGACTTTCTGATCTCTTTTTATTTTTAAAAACAAAACATAAAATACAAAAGCCGATCCGCATCAGTGTTGTCGGTACCAATGGAAAAGGTTCTACCTCTCATTACCTTGCTTCCCTTTTGTCCATTCTTGGATACAAAACAGGACTTTATACTTCTCCCCATCTTTTGACACCGCTAGAACGTTTTCAAATTTTTTTAGGTGGAAAACCAGAAGTTCCCAAAGAAGAGGATGTGGAATCTTTTTTTAAGAACACTATCCTTCCCGACTTAGAAAGGTATCAGTCACTTTCTTATTTTGAATTTCTAACCGTTTTTACTTATCTCTATTTTGCGAAAGAAAATACAGATTTCGAAATTTGGGAAGCAGGGCTTGGAGGAAGACTTGATTCTACAAAACTTGTGTATGCCGACCATGTTATACTTACAAAAATTGGTTTGGATCATTCCGAAATTTTAGGAGCTACCAAAGAAAAAATTTGTTTGGAAAAACTAGGAATCCTAACTGATGTTTGTCGAAACCTGATAGCGATGGATCCCGAAGATGATTCCTTACGAACCCTCATTCAAAATTTTCCCAAAGGAAAAACGAAAACGCAGGTCCTCCCTCTCGAAAAAAAACCTACCTATTTAGAAACTAACTTTCTATTTTCCCAAGCGGCCCTAATCCATTTGATTCCAAACGAGACAACAAAGCTCAGCTCCATTTCCTTTGCCTCAGTAAAAAAACCTCGTGGTCGCATGGAAGTGTTACAAAACTCTCCCGAAATTGTTTTTGATCCGGCCCACAACCCAGACGCCATTGCTACGACCACACGTGAGTTTGCCAAAACACATCCCTCCTTCTCCCTGCTACTGGGAAGCCTTCCCGACAAGGACCGAGAAGGGATTTTGTCTCAACTGGTGGGCCTCCCCCTCCATTCCCTCATTCTTTGGGAAGGAAGCGGATTTGGGGCCTTCCCAGAACTTCCCCAAGGCCTAACATCCATCACCACGAAAGTACAAGCCGAAGAAGACCTGCGTCCCCTATTCCAAGGCAGATTTCCGGTATTGGTGTTAGGAAGTTTTCGTCTCTATGGAATTGTGGCAAAATTAATACAAAATACAACAAACATGTAAAATTAAACTTTACAAATGAATCCTGAACGACATTGTTCTTTTAGGAAACATCGTTCAGGACCATGCAAACTCCAAAAGAACATACACGAAAAGAAATCTTACAAGCGGCTCGAGAGGAATTCATCCAACTCGGTTTTGAGAAGGCTAGTATGCGAACCATTGCGAAAAAGGCAAAGGTATCCACGAGTAATATCTACAATTACTTCGAAAACAAAGAACACCTTCTAACAGAGATACTACAGCCGGTTCTTTCTGGAATGGAAAAAGCCTTTGCTTATGTATCTCATCCAGATTATTTCGAAAAAAGATTTAACGACAGTTATGAGGCGTGGCAAGAGAGATTTCATATTGCTCTTGATTATGTGGATGCAAATCGCGATGATTTTATCCTTCTCTTAACAAAATCACAAGGTTCCCATCTAGAAGAATTTCCAGATACGGTTCTTACCCGTCTTACCAAAATCAATTTTGACCAGTATAGCAATTTTAAAGAAAAAAATCCAAGTTACAAAGGGGAAGTGAGTGAGTTTGTTGTCCGCAACATCCTTTCCTTTTTTCTCAATATCTTTGTGCAGATGGTTCGCCAAGGAATTTCCAAACAGGATATGTTGGTGTATCAGGATAGTTTCCTTAAATTTTTACACTTTGGGTACAAAGGATCGATTGCCTCTGATCTGAGTTGATTCAATCTGGTTCCCATATGGGAACCAGATACAAAATTAAAATCTGTGGAATCAAAGACCTGGCCACATTAGAACTTTGTGTGGACCTCCAGGTCGATTTTGTTGGCCTCAACTTTTCTCCACGTTCCCCTCGTGCCATCAATGCCGAAACAGCAGAAACCCTTCTTAAGATAAGAAAAAAATCTGGATTCCCAAAACTTGTATTTTTGTTTTTTGAAAACGAAATTACAGAAATCAAAACACTCACAGAGCGTTTCCAACCGGACCTCATCCAACTCATCCGAGGAGACCAGTTGATTTCTCCGAAAATTTGGGATGAATTCACAGAAACTAAAAAGTTATTACCTACCATCAGGATCCAAACCAAGGTCACAAGTGATGAAGACCTGGAACCAAAATCAAGTTTAGTAATTTTAGATAGTTATCAAAAAAATTTGGGTGGTGGAACCGGACATACTTTCCCTTGGGAATATGTAACATACGTAAAACGACCTTTTTTACTCGCTGGTGGGATCACTCCAGAGAATGTTAAAACTGCTTTAGAAACCGTTCATCCTTATGGGATTGATGTGGCCAGTGGAGTGGAAACCGACGGAAAAAAAGATCCAAATAAAATAATAACCTTGGTACAAAATGTCCGAACACTATGAAGCATTGAACACTCCTGTCATGCGCCAGTACATGGAGGTGAAGGAACAACACCCGGATGGGATTGTATTCTTTCGTATGGGTGATTTTTATGAAATGTTTTTAGAAGATGCTAAAATTGCTGCACAGATTTTAGACATCACCCTCACCAAACGCCAAAACCAAATTCCGATGGCAGGGATCCCGTATCATGCAACGGAAAGTTATATATCAAGGCTGATTGCTGCGGGGAAAAAAGTAGTTGTTTGTGAACAAACAAAACCCGACGATCCCAAAGCCAAAATCATGTCGAGAGAAGTGGTTCGTATCATCACACCGGGAACTGTGGTGGAAGATAACCTTCTCGGCGGATACCAAAACAATTATTTATCATTGTATTACCGGGAAAAAACATCCGTTTACTTAGCATTTGCTGACGTTTCTACTTCAGAACTTTTGTATTTCTTTTTTTCAGAAAATGAAACAGAAAGAATTAACGATACTATCAAACGATTCTCTCCTAAAGAAATCATTTATACAGAAGAAGTCCCCCCCTTAGCAAAAGAATCCAAAATCATTCTCTCTAAAATCCCACCGGATTATCTTCCCAAAAAGAAAGGAGCAGGAATTGACACGGTTGTCCATGTACTCGACGCCTATCTTCAGTATAACTATCGGAAACAAAA
It encodes:
- a CDS encoding phosphoribosylanthranilate isomerase yields the protein MGTRYKIKICGIKDLATLELCVDLQVDFVGLNFSPRSPRAINAETAETLLKIRKKSGFPKLVFLFFENEITEIKTLTERFQPDLIQLIRGDQLISPKIWDEFTETKKLLPTIRIQTKVTSDEDLEPKSSLVILDSYQKNLGGGTGHTFPWEYVTYVKRPFLLAGGITPENVKTALETVHPYGIDVASGVETDGKKDPNKIITLVQNVRTL
- a CDS encoding Mur ligase family protein, which gives rise to MLFFDFLYSLQNIEKTRNFNVFKNYSLDGLSDLFLFLKTKHKIQKPIRISVVGTNGKGSTSHYLASLLSILGYKTGLYTSPHLLTPLERFQIFLGGKPEVPKEEDVESFFKNTILPDLERYQSLSYFEFLTVFTYLYFAKENTDFEIWEAGLGGRLDSTKLVYADHVILTKIGLDHSEILGATKEKICLEKLGILTDVCRNLIAMDPEDDSLRTLIQNFPKGKTKTQVLPLEKKPTYLETNFLFSQAALIHLIPNETTKLSSISFASVKKPRGRMEVLQNSPEIVFDPAHNPDAIATTTREFAKTHPSFSLLLGSLPDKDREGILSQLVGLPLHSLILWEGSGFGAFPELPQGLTSITTKVQAEEDLRPLFQGRFPVLVLGSFRLYGIVAKLIQNTTNM
- a CDS encoding shikimate dehydrogenase family protein, which gives rise to MYSKHTELFGILGYPLGHTLSPWIHNTLFQLSGYDGVYLVFENERWNEIGLLPLIDLGVRGVSVTIPFKEWAYSQANIVCKASQTMGSSNTLLFREGIEAVNTDGTGAVRSILQANPDLLDPNLEKQILVLGSGGSAKGIIFSIAEFLQNNAKQGKIQRKVKILARNEVATNEILNSLGNPEWLGVTTKEKSMEEAENYDLVIHTTPVGMKGFGGEPILNSDFFTKKHTLFDIVYNPLETDLVKQAKKKKAEIIPGYHMLLYQGIRQFELFTNIKTKQKWIGKVESLLFKQLKNRK
- a CDS encoding TetR/AcrR family transcriptional regulator is translated as MQTPKEHTRKEILQAAREEFIQLGFEKASMRTIAKKAKVSTSNIYNYFENKEHLLTEILQPVLSGMEKAFAYVSHPDYFEKRFNDSYEAWQERFHIALDYVDANRDDFILLLTKSQGSHLEEFPDTVLTRLTKINFDQYSNFKEKNPSYKGEVSEFVVRNILSFFLNIFVQMVRQGISKQDMLVYQDSFLKFLHFGYKGSIASDLS
- a CDS encoding S1 RNA-binding domain-containing protein; translation: MKGPSSEFERLLEESFKKRQSIEPGSRHEAKVTAVKNDYVFIRTLENKILGNISTEEWRDEVLPKVSDSLVVYFLKENSGDFYFTTCLSGDNLTEEHMEMAAQYEIPVLGQMLVEANGGWEVKLGSHSAFVPFSQLDVSVKGKNIAGKRIKFVISEIGKKQNKIVLSQKKIADKERETKKQLLRDELKVGMFVSCTVKSIHKFGLIVDMDGFDALVPQSEATYKKNADLTTEFRVGETLRAKILTLDWASNKISLSVKDFLSDPWSGKLPFKESDIVTGTLESIKPFGLFVRLGDDFSGLVPNKETGVPSRTPLNTVFNPGQKLEVFVLEINPEKRQIALSISKAAEAKDRMEYQEYMSKEENPGTVSSFGLALQKSLEKKNKK
- a CDS encoding glycosyltransferase family 2 protein, producing the protein MPLPLSCAIITLNEEDNISRTLAALSFIEDIVVIDSGSTDKTVELAKSHGARVFYRKFDNYADQKNFAIEKTKFDWVFAIDADEVVSDGLKSEIIELFKENKLESVGYLIPRLTYYLGKWIRFGGYYPNYQIRLFKKTAGEFSGGLVHERVKLSGKPIKLKNPLYHYSYKNISDHLQFIDRYSSLFAEEEFRKGKTSSIFWAFLKACFKGFYMYWIRLGILDGKQGFVLALLGFYYNFLKYLKLYEKSNSISSFFVMVDSVHDVKSSKSTKKDGNQIHVG